Proteins found in one Hyla sarda isolate aHylSar1 chromosome 7, aHylSar1.hap1, whole genome shotgun sequence genomic segment:
- the LRRC18 gene encoding leucine-rich repeat-containing protein 18 encodes MKKGKGSPKGKKITLKTAKNSIRITFDGKRRLDLSKMGIAAIPKCLLKLSDIEEVDLSRNLIRKIPDWIQRFQNLRWLDLHSNQIEKLPESIGQLKNLLYLNVCNNKLTANGVPIEVSHLSNLRQLNLGLNHIDMLSTTLGNLKELKEVGLFDNQLTSVPPSILKLPKLKKLNTKRNPIQNTEEKTEEEQEETIQRVKSLHLVNEKDLCSPCLAKCQMNKNKQKKLKNLMTTMRHPFANNLISPNSTAKETLINEDEFM; translated from the coding sequence atgaaaaaaggcAAAGGAAGCCCTAAGGGTAAGAAAATTACCCTGAAAACAGCCAAGAATTCCATCCGTATCACATTTGATGGGAAACGAAGACTAGATCTTTCTAAAATGGGAATTGCTGCCATCCCAAAATGCTTATTGAAACTCAGTGATATAGAAGAGGTGGATCTCAGTAGAAACTTAATACGTAAGATTCCTGATTGGATACAGCGTTTCCAGAATCTACGATGGCTTGACTTACACAGCAATCAAATAGAAAAACTTCCAGAATCCATAGGCCAACTAAAAAATCTTCTATACTTAAATGTGTGTAACAACAAATTAACCGCAAATGGTGTTCCTATAGAAGTGAGCCACCTGAGCAACTTACGTCAACTTAACCTTGGACTTAACCACATTGATATGCTGTCAACCACATTGGGGAATCTAAAAGAGCTTAAGGAAGTGGGCCTTTTTGATAATCAACTTACTTCTGTGCCCCCCAGCATACTGAAGCTGCCTAAACTGAAGAAGCTTAACACCAAGAGAAACCCTATCCAAAATACAGAAGAAAAAACAGAGGAAGAGCAAGAGGAAACCATCCAAAGAGTTAAATCTCTTCATCTTGTGAATGAGAAGGATCTGTGTAGTCCTTGTCTTGCAAAGTGCCAGATGAATAAGAATAAGCAGAAGAAGCTGAAAAATCTTATGACTACAATGAGACATCCTTTTGCTAACAATCTTATTTCTCCAAACTCTACAGCCAAGGAGACATTAATAAATGAAGATGAattcatgtaa